Part of the Propioniciclava sp. MC1595 genome is shown below.
AGGTCGAGGGCCGTGCGGAGGGCGTCCGCGTCGAAGCCGCCCATCTGGTGGGCGTTGAGGCCCAGGTGCTCCACCTGCGCGGTCGCGTGGGCGGACGCCGCGGGCGTCCAGACCTGGTTGAACCCGGCCAGCGTCGCGTGGATGGCGGCGAACGCCTCGGTGCCGCGGCGCGCGGCGGCGAACGCCCACGGCTGGGTGTTGCCCGCGGACGGCGCCCAGCGGGCGGCCTCCACGATGCAGACCAGCTCGTCGCTGTTGATGACGTGGTCGGCGTCGAACCCGCGCGGGCTCCACCGCTGCGCCAGGAGGGGGGCGATGGGCAGGTCGGTCGCGTTGCGGGTCGCGGTCGCGGCGGGCGTCATGGAGGGGTCCTCTCGCATCGTTGGTCGAAGTTTCAACCCTCACGGTGTCCGTTCTGTTCTCGGGCCGCGGGGAATTGTCGGGGCCGCCCTCTAGGGTGATCTGCGATGAACGAGATGCGCCTCCACACCGCCGGCGACCTGGGCACCCTGGCCCGGGCCTTCGTGGCGGCCTCGGCCAGCGAGGGCGACCCCTTCGCCCGCCCCCTCCTGCTCGTCCCGGGCGCGGGGGTGCAGCGCTGGCTCGGCCAGCAGGTGGCCCGCGCGAGCGCCGCCGACGGCGAGGGCGTGTTCGCCGGTTTCGACGTTCACCGGGTGGGCGCCCTCGAGCGGTTGCTCACCGGCGAGGGGGCGGTCGACGGGTGGGAGGCCGAGCGCCTCGTGTGGGCGGTCCTCGCCGCCGTCGGCGCCGGGTCCCCGGGGCTGGAGCCCCTGGCGGCCCACCTGGCTGCCAACGACCAGCGCTACGCCAACGCCCTGCGGGTCAGCAGGCTGCTGCGCCGCTACGCCGACCACCGGCCCGCGATGCTGGCCGCCTGGTCGTCCGACCCCGAGGCCGAGGCGGCGGCCCTGGGCTTCGACGGCTGGCAGGTCCGGCTCTGGTCCGCCCTGCACGACCACGCGACCGGGGAGGACCCGGTCGCCCGCCGGGCCGGCCTGGCCGCCGCGATCGCGGCCGGCCGCGTGCCGGTGCCGTGGCCCGCCGTGCACGTGTTCGCCCCGCGCCGCTCCACGCCCGTGCAGCGGGCGCTGCTGGCGGCCCTGGCCACCCGGGTGCCCGTCCACGTCTGGCTGCCCGCCTCCGGGCCGGAGGCGCCCGCGAACGCCTTGGGCAGCAGCCTGGGCCGCGCGGCCCGCGAGGCGCAGGCGCAGTGGTCGGCGCTCTCCCCCGTCGTCGAGGTCCACGACGACCACGCGCCCCGGGCCACCGCGCTGGGCCGTCTGCAGGCCTCGGTGCTGGCCGGCGTCCCCGTCCCCGAGCCCGTCGACGACGGCACGGTCCAGGTGCACGCCAGCCACGCGGCCGGCCGCCAGGTCGAGGTGCTCCGCGAGGTGCTGACCGGCCTGTTCGCCGACGACCCGACGCTCGAACCCCGCGACGTGGTGGTGGCCTGCCCCGACCCCGCGGCGCTGGCCCCCCACCTGGCGGCGGCCTTCACCGACCCGGGTGGCACCGCCCGCGCCTGGCGGCACCCCGCGACCGGGTTGCGGCTCCAGGTCGTGGAGGCCGACGCGGCGGGCGCGAACCAGCTGTTCTCGCTGCTGCGCGACCTGCTGACCCTCGGCGCGAGCCGGGCGACGGCGTCCCAGCTGCTCGACCTGGCGGCGCACCCCTTCGTCGCGCGCCGGTTCGGGTTGGGCCCCGACCAGCTCGAGCGGCTGGAGGAGCTCGTGGCGGCGTCGGCGATCCGGTGGGGCATCAACCCCGAGCACCGCGCCCGCTTCGGCCTGCGCGACGTGCAGCAGAACACCTGGCAGCTGGGCGTCCAGCGGCTCGTGCTGGGCGAGGCGTTCAGCGACGACCACCTCGCCAGCGTGGGCGTGGTGGCGACCGTCGACGACGTGTCCTCGACCGACACCGGCCTCGTGGGGGCGCTGGCCGAGCTGGTCAGCCGGGTGTCGCGCCTGGTCCGCACCCTGTCGGGCGACGGCACGGTCGCCGAGTGGGTCGCCCGCCTGCGCGACGCCGTCGAGCTGATGGCCGACGTGCCGTTCGCCGAGGGGTGGCAGCTGTCCCAGGTCTGGGCGTTGCTCGAGTCCATCGAGGCGCGCGGCGCGGCCAGTGGCGCCCGGCTCGCCCCGGCCGACGCGCTCGCGCTGCTCACCGACGCCTTCGCCGAGCGGGGCGTCCGCCCGGCGTTCGGCAGCGGCGCCCTCGTGGTGTGCTCCCTCGAGGCCCTGGCCCGGGTCCCCCACCGCGTCGTCTGCCTCGTCGGGCTCGACGAGCGCAGCTTCCCCCGGCGCGGGCTGGGCGACGGCGACGACCTGCTCGCCCGCGATCCCGCCCCCGGCGACCCCGACCCCGGGGCCGACGACCGCCAGGCCGTGCTGGACGCGCTGCTCGCCGCGCGCGACCACCTCGTGGTGGTC
Proteins encoded:
- a CDS encoding nitroreductase family protein, whose amino-acid sequence is MTPAATATRNATDLPIAPLLAQRWSPRGFDADHVINSDELVCIVEAARWAPSAGNTQPWAFAAARRGTEAFAAIHATLAGFNQVWTPAASAHATAQVEHLGLNAHQMGGFDADALRTALDLPEGVRPLVVMAVGRHDDSDAVAPQVRERDAAARSRLPLAEVLLVAQ
- a CDS encoding exodeoxyribonuclease V subunit gamma, producing the protein MNEMRLHTAGDLGTLARAFVAASASEGDPFARPLLLVPGAGVQRWLGQQVARASAADGEGVFAGFDVHRVGALERLLTGEGAVDGWEAERLVWAVLAAVGAGSPGLEPLAAHLAANDQRYANALRVSRLLRRYADHRPAMLAAWSSDPEAEAAALGFDGWQVRLWSALHDHATGEDPVARRAGLAAAIAAGRVPVPWPAVHVFAPRRSTPVQRALLAALATRVPVHVWLPASGPEAPANALGSSLGRAAREAQAQWSALSPVVEVHDDHAPRATALGRLQASVLAGVPVPEPVDDGTVQVHASHAAGRQVEVLREVLTGLFADDPTLEPRDVVVACPDPAALAPHLAAAFTDPGGTARAWRHPATGLRLQVVEADAAGANQLFSLLRDLLTLGASRATASQLLDLAAHPFVARRFGLGPDQLERLEELVAASAIRWGINPEHRARFGLRDVQQNTWQLGVQRLVLGEAFSDDHLASVGVVATVDDVSSTDTGLVGALAELVSRVSRLVRTLSGDGTVAEWVARLRDAVELMADVPFAEGWQLSQVWALLESIEARGAASGARLAPADALALLTDAFAERGVRPAFGSGALVVCSLEALARVPHRVVCLVGLDERSFPRRGLGDGDDLLARDPAPGDPDPGADDRQAVLDALLAARDHLVVVYQGQSSLTPEPHHPPAGVQELIEAVGGEAAVRRASLQGFAWTNFVDAPSSFDVTALDGARALVAERTPAPERWAVGHLHRTTPLTELGVDRLAALLKHPGRFLLKERADLTLGDDEPPADSIPLELGHLEAWQVGDAMLGALRAGHTLDAVTTAQWLSGGLPPRNLGAEAIRGIAAKAGRVHRDFLAVADAPPEVQVVDLDVDGVRLTGRFALRGGVLAESHYGSVGPRHLGEAWVRLLALTVQLGRRTDAVLVGGRGTQRLVAPPADLARAFLADLVVLAGHATERVLPLPPRVAQFWVEDRARGRDPKDTTEQLEKLWRWDRDEVWKLWFPGDRTPWALRREADDPWGHPAEDTQLGALAMRVWEPIRKATP